The Microcystis aeruginosa NIES-843 sequence CAAATTGAGCGGCCACCGCTTGTAAGGCAGCGATATCGGCGCTTTTACTCCCCTGTTTAACGGGGAAATAGAACCCAACAGTATGACCGTGACGTAGTACCTCAACGGGAGTCTCACCGTATATGTAAGCTAAACGGCGCTTAACCTGCATGATCCAACAGCTATAACCCTTTTGGAGTCTATATCGGTGATCCGAAGTAAAAGCCGTTTAGCTTATTTAGGGAGTTCGCTCCGAAATTCTCGCACCCCAATTTTCTCAATGTCATGCTTATCCATAGTCTCTCTCGTTGTGTACGCATTGTGTACACAGTGTAGCACTATTTGAGAAAGGATATCAACAAATAGCTTTGCTCATGTTTTACCAGATTAAAAAATTTTTTTAGGTCAATTCTTAAACTTCTGGCGAGTTTCTTAATCGTCTTTTTGAGCATGGCTAAGACTGTTCAAGTTTACTTGAAAGATTGCAATACTTCATTATATAGCTTTAAATACTTAGATGCTTGAATCTCAAGAGTAAATTCTCGCACTACTTTTTCACGAGCGCAATCGCACAATTTCTGGTATCTTTCACTATCTTCTAATACCCAATGAATTCCTTGAGCTAAGTCTTCAATATCGTAGGGATGAGCCAGATAACCATTCTCTTGATGTTCGATCATATCAGGCATTCCACCAATTTTAAAAGCAACAGAGGGAGTTCCACAGGCGAGAGCTTCCATGACTGTGTTAGGAAGATTATCCTCAAGGGAGGGAGCGATGAAAATATCGGCGGCGGCATAGACTAAAGCTAGGGAAATGTCATCATTTAATCTGCCTAAATAATGGGTTTTCAGTCCAAAATCAGGCGGATTAACTGGTTCAGAAGCACCGAAGACCACTAACTCTAATTTATGCTGCCATATTTCCCCCTGACTGAGTTTTTTTATAGCAGGTAGCAGCAGATGAAACCCTTTTCGGTTATCGCTTGTTGCCGTCATAGTGCCGAATAGAAATTGATTTATAGCAATTCTTGGAGCTATGAGGTACAATGGAAAGCAAATAGACAAATAATAGAACTTACCGGCTTCCTATGAGACCCTATTCCGTAGATTTTCGCCAAAAAATTATCGATGTCTGGAAGAAAGAAAAAATTTCCATTCGAGGACTAGCCCAGAGATTTGACGTGGCTAAAAGCTTTATTCAGAAGTTATTGAAGCAACATAAAGAAACAGGAGATATCCGTCCTCGTCCGCAAGGGGGAAGTCCGCCAACCAAGTTAAATAGTGAACAACTGATAATTTTAATAGAAATCATCGAAGCTAACAATGATGCAACTCTCGAAGAATTATCGGACTTACTGTATGAAAAGACACAGGTGAAAGTCAGTAGAGCCACCCTGGGGCGGCTTACGCAAAAACTCAATTACAGTTTCAAAAAAAAACACTACACGCGGCGGAAAAAGAAAGTGACAGGGTAGAGCAAAAAAGAGTGGAATACTGGTCAGAAGTTCGGGAAATTGAGGCATCAAAACTAATTTTCATCGAGGAATCGGGGGTAAATTTAGCCCTTTTGAGACTCTATGCTAGAGCCTTAATTGGCCGAAGAGCTCGGGGAAGAAAACCACAAAAAAGAGGGAGAAATATTTCAATAATTAGTGCTATAAGCTTAGAAAAAGTTGTCGCATCAGTCAACATATACGGTGCAGTGGATGCGGTAACATTTGAAGGATTTATTCTCAAGGAAGTGCTGCCAAAAATTAAAGAAGGAGACTGTCTGATCATGGATAACGCCAAGATTCATCTCGGAGAAATGGTCAGAGAAATAATCGAACAAGAAAAAGCTAGACTCATCTATTTACCTCCTTATTCTCCCGAATTCTCTCCTATTGAAAACTTTTGGTCAAAAGTGAAAGCGACGTTAAGAAAACTGAAGGCGAGAACTTACAAAGACTTAATAGAAGGGATTGAATTGGCTATGTTAGAAGTTACTCAAAAAGATATTCGCAATTGGTTTACTCACTGTTGCTACTGTACCTCATAAGTCAGAGAATTGCTATAGTTTCCAACTAGGAAACAACTGTTTGGACAATATTCAGAAATTGTTCTGCATAAGTTTGGCATTCTATTTTATTGTTGGTTTGCGCTTCTGATTCAGATATTAAATCTGGTCCAGGCATAAGCTTAGTCGTTAATAATTCAAGATGATTGGCAAGCTCTTGTGAAGAATCTGGTTTAAAAAATATAGCACCAGGAGAATTTTGCTCTTTGTGGACAGAAATATCTGATAATAATATTGTTTTACCTAACACTCGAGCATCTTCTACTACTGTACTCCAGCCTTCAAACAATGAAGGCTGAATAACTGCTAACGATCTCCTCATGAGTTGAATCTGATCCCAACGGGGAATTAATCCAAGAATTATAAATTGATCGCTTAAACAGTTTTTTTCAATTGAATTTTTTATTTCTTCTCCATACTTAGGAAATCGGCTATCATAAAGTTTACCAGTACACACAACTACGGGCTTGACATTTGTTCTTTTCAATAAGATAAGTGCTTCTATGATAAGCTTATGATTTTTGTGTATCCAAAATTGATTGCTAACCAAAAAGAACTTGTTTGGAAGATTATATTTTTCCTGAACTAATGTTGGAGCTAAATGATTGTCAAACCAGTCTTGATTGGGTATCGTTCTAAAACTTAATACAAATTTTTGAGCTTTAGATTCAGGGTAAAAAGCAGCAAAATCGCTCAAAGCACTTTTACTGCTAAAGACTATATTTAACGAATTGTTAGATAAATATTTAAATGCCTTATCACGGCTTTTTATTTCTTTGGTAGAAAAATATGAGGGTAGATATTTATGTTGAAAATCTGGAATCCAAGTTGACCAACCGCAATTAAAATCCCAGGAAATACCCCAATTTATTGGAACAGGATATACAAAGTCTATTTCTTTACTTTCTAAAAGTTTTATCAACCTTGTATCCTTTAGCCAAGTAGAACTTTGACCAACTTTCCATAATAATCGATTCAAAAAAGAAGGCTTTATACAATTAGTTATGTATATTTGTTCCACTAGATTTTCCAGTTCTTCATAATAGCTTTTTTTGAGATTAGAACCAATAAATAAATATAGCTTAATATGCTCCCTTTTATTGGCAGGTAACTCGGCAATAGATTTGACAAGATTTTTAATATAAATAATCCCCCCCATCCAGTTATCATCAGCTTGCATCAGAATACCAATATTTAAGGTTTTTATCATCCCATTAGCTCCGCACGACACCATTGAGTATAGACACTGATTCCTCTATCAAGAGTTACTTCAGGAAGAAACCCAAGTTTTTTGAGACAATTTATATCCGCTTTCCAGTTTAAGGGATTGCCAATAGGTATTGTACCTTCAAAATGTACAGGAATATCGAGTTTCAACTGTTCTAGTATCAAGTTAACTAACTCCTTAATAGAGGTTTCTGTTCCACTTGCCAAATTATAAACATCGGCGTGACAAGGAGCTTTCTCTGTTAAGAGGTAGAGAGCTTTGGCTATATCTCGACTATGGATAAAATCACGACTTTCATTACCCGTTCCCTGTAGATTGAGAACGGGGTTTGTCAGAGCCTTATGACAGATATCCCAGATAACTTGTCGCCTCAATCCCGGACCATAGGCAGAAAAGATGCGTACTGTAGCTGTTAGTAAACCATAAACTTGGAAAAACTCCCGGCAAAGTTGTTCACAGATTAGCTTATGGTAGCCATAGGGTGAAATAGGATTGAGGGAATGACTTTCATTAACGGGTAAAGTTTTGTGATTACCATAAACAGCAGCACTAGAAAGATAAATAACTCGGCATTGAGGTGCATGAAGGCGAAGTGCATCTAATAAGTTGAAAGTAACAACTACTCCATCGGTAAAATCTGCTTTTGGTTCACTTACTGAAAGAGGAACTGATGCCCTTGCAGCACAATGGATACAGACCTGTGGCTGTAGTTGTTCGATGAGTATGGCTAAATCAGGGGAAGGTAGAGTGAGTTGATGATAACGCAAGAGATCTTGAGTTGGCGCGTTTTCTGGAGGACGGGTTCCCAAACCGACAACAGACCACCCAGCTTGGGCGAATTCGCGAGCTATATACCGCCCAATAAATCCTGTAACACCAGTAATTAGAACAGTTTTCAAGACATTAATCCTAGAGTTTAGTTGGTGATAACTAATAGTATTTACAGGTATCTGCTATTTCTCTGAATATCGATTCAATGACTAGAGGATATGTTTCTAAACATTTACTCCAACAACTATTCTAGAAAAAGTAGCGACAATTGCAGGAAAAAGCATTAACCTATGCGGCAAATTATAAAAATATGTGTTATTCAAATATTATAATATTTCATAGCCGAGTTCAGATAATAGAGAATTATATTTTTCCTTAAAATACTGTTTATGTTCATCATTAAAATGGTTTTTCCAATCTCCTGTAATTCCCTTCCGATAATGACTCTTGATATTTTCTTCTCCTGGTTTTCTAGCCCCCGATAGTTTAATAAAATTATTATCATATACAATACTTAATAGCCGCCAAGGATAAAGCGGGGATCGAAAAGATAGCAAGTTCAAATTATTAACGGGCATATATCTTGAGTATATTAGTTTTGAAATAACCTTCTGTAATCTGTAGTTTATCACAGATTTGAGAGCTATATTATTAGATTTTTCTAAAATTCCTAGAAACTGAAAAATATCTAGAAATTTGCTGTAGGGGTTAGAAACTAACTCTTCAAACTTGATCTCCATGATGTTAGGGCATGAGTAGTTCCACCCAAACATATCTTTAAATACATTTACTTCTACTCCATCATATTTTAACCTCTCAAGATGTTCCATTGTTAAAAACAATCCTTCGTCTTTGGAAACTTTTTCTAATTGCTTTCTATAATCGACCAACTCAGGCCAGAATTGATCGCTGTGACTATACAGGTGAGAAAAGTAAGCTGATACTACTGTATCACGGGGGTCTCTGATCACGTGAAAACCTTTAAAATTTTGCAGGATTGGATTGACGTAATTTATATCGGCGTTGGTGTAGGATAAAAATTGAATTTTATTTCTGTTGATTGCTTCGGCTAAATCGAAGTTGAACATCTTGGGACTGTGGAAGTGCGTACTTTTAATTCCTATTTCCGAACACACCGAATAAACTACTTTTAAAATCCAGCTTGAACCAGCTTTATGATGACCGAAATAAGCTAGTATCGGGGTGTCCGTACTTATTGCAAGGTTTTTCATAAAAATATGATGAAACATTAAGGATGTAGTACCACATTATAGCATCAGAAAAGTTTTTTTGACAAGTTCAGCCTAAAAAAAACTTCTTTGGTAGAATGGCTCTTCGGTTTGTGTTATGCAATTGACGGGGAGTATAAGGGATGGAACCCTTATATAGAAAGGCATTTAGCGATTTTTGTCAATTATTTTTGATCTAGAGCGAACTAATCAATTAAGTCTCTTGCCAGATAAGGATTTAGTCGATTTATGCCCCCCTATCGAACCATACCAAGTAACGAAGAACCGGTAGAATTATCTATAATTGTCAAAGGACGTTTTTCTATTTGAAAAAGACTGCAATAAGCTTCTAGGTAAACAACCACAGCACTATTAATTATGTGGTCTTTTCCTTGAATTCCAGGCCCAAGAAAATCTACCTGATCATTTTCAAAAGCGAAAAAATAGGGTTCTTTCTTGGGACTTATGTAAACTTCTGGGTGTTGCCCCAAGTATTGAGCTAGGGATGTGGTGCCAGACTTGGGGGCACCAATAATTAGGAAGTTAGGCATAGTCATATAATTTAGCTCTCTACTAATAACAGTAATTAATTAGAAATTATAACCCAATAAACCAGCTATATCCCGACTCGAATCTTCTATAAACTTTCTATCTGACTCGGATAATTCTCGTCCACGATTGGCTACACCTTGACGAACAAATGACATTTTTTCGTTAACTAAATTTAAAGATGCGTGCTTTAATTCTGATTCCTTCATTCGTTCTTTTGAACTCAAGGCGATCGCTTTTTCCAGAGAACTATCATCCATTATCATACCTAAAGACTCCATTAAAAGAAAGAGTTGTAATTTAGTATCTTCCAGAAAATCTTCATATCTAAATATTTTGATTCTCTGACTGGCTGGGTTGTGATCAAAATACCAAGACTTGCTGTGTTTTACCCAACTCATAATACCGTACTTATCATCTCTGATTAGCTCTGATATGGTAGTTGCCTCAGAAATTTGCTTTAGTCCCTTGAGATAATGATAATAGGAAACCATTACATCTCTGGGATCTCTGACTAGGAGAATGACTCTGTAGTAGTACGGGTTATAGGCAGAGTGACTTTTAATAATTCTAGGTAAGTCTGTTCTTCCAAAAGGCCCAGTTGGCTGTAGGTTTATCTTGCCTCGCGGAGAAGGTATGATACCCAAGATAGTAAAAAAATTGACATCTTGATCTATTCGATAATGGACTTTGATAGCATTAGCAATTAAAAATCTTAACCATGTGTTTCCTGATTTTGGATAGGAAACGAGGAAAACATCCTCTACCACATGATTTTTATGCAGAGAACGCCCATACTTGATTTTTTTTGCTATTCGACTAGGCAAGGTCAAGATGTTTAAAGAATTCAATGGAAAGGATAGTATGTTTTTCATAAGGTTTCGTCTTTATATATTCACCAGTTTCTCACCGGCCATCATAACACACAGTTTTACATAATATAGGTCTTTCCTAGATCGCAAAAAGTACTTATCAAGTAACTATAAGCTAAGACGCATTTAAACCGCTTATTCTTAGATTAGCCGAACCTCCCCCAATCCCTTTACTGTTGCCTTTTGCCTCTTGCCTTTTGCCTCGTTTCAACAAGCAATTTAAATTACGAACAGCTTAGCAGTTTTCATCAGAATCAGGCATGGGCAAGGGGCTTAAACCATTTGTTGGCAAAACTTGTCGATACGTCAGTAACGGGAAAAGTGCTATATTTAGTTAGTCCATAATTATAACTCCGTTTATAGAATTGAATTCATATTTTATATCCTTTATATTTCTTGTATTTTTTTTTGTAGTATTCTCTGATTAAAAGTATTAACCAAATAATCAAAAAACGAAAGACAGAGCCTAGACTTAACAATAGCAAAAACAGGGCAATAAAAGAAGTAAAAATAATCAAGAAATTATTTTTTGTAGAATCTCCAAATCTACAAATTAAGGCAATTGTAATTGGACCGATAAAAGCTCCTACCCAACCAAAATTAGATAAGGATTCCCCCAACCAAGTCCCTGTTATACCGAAGAGAACATCTTTGGGAGATATGTTAAAAGAGGCCGCTGCCACATATTTTTGGTAATTATAAGTAATGGGTTTACCTGGACACAAAAAGCGAGGAATATATAAAACTAAAGCATGATAAACTGTCTGAAGTCGATGATCGAGTATCTTAAGTTTATCAGGATTTAATTCTGAATAAATAGACAGTTTAAGCAGATGGTCTCTACCATAATCGAAACGAGATATTTCATACATTTGCTTTGTATCTATACCCCTGACTAAGGAAGTTTGATAAGAATAGGAAAAAAGACCAAAAACTAATAATAAACCCAATAAAAATGCTAAGATTTTTACTCTATTAAAAGCTTTTTTTAATAGAAAAGTGAGGATTAAAGCGAAAATCATAAAAGCAACAATATGCCGCTTGCCGTTAAGCCATATTGTTATGGATGTTGGTATTATAACACTTGCCCAAAAGTACAAATTCATTAGTGACAAATTTTTATTTTTTTGCAATAAAATCACTGTTATCATTCCACTCAAACTGAGTAAAGAAGAAAGATGTATAAGTTGATGAAATTTTTCCTCTTCTTCCGACAAGAGACCAGCACCTTTTGCTCCGTAAGTGATGTAGAGACCGGGATTAGGACTAAATGACCAAAGAATGACAGGTAAGAATAAAAGAAAGTAACCAATAAGTAGTATCATTAATAACTTAAATTGTTTACCGAGCTTATACCTATTGCTGGAACCAATTAAGTTAACCCAAAATGTTTGATTATTGATTAATAATCTTCCATGACTCTCCTTGTCTTTGGGGATTCCATTGTACCACAATACTACTGGCACGATAGCAATGTATAGGCAGTAAATCAAAAAGGTTGTTTCATCCCTAACAGCCACTCTTAGATTATCAAGTCCACGAAAAAAGTCGTACTTAGGTTCACCAATTACTAAATCTAATAATAACGGCACACCAAAAAATAAAAAATTAATGATAATTACTAAGTAGGCAGAGTAATAGCGCTTAAATATTATATTCTTGCCGGACAAAAAAGCCCAAAATAAAAGCCAGGCAAAGGTTATTATCTTAACTAAGTTAATCTCATTTTCGCTCATCATATCTCCTTAGTAAGTTTTCTCTGATAACATCGAAACGCAAATAATTAAGTAGGGAGGCAAAATTATTTGTAGGATGGGTTAGCGGTAGCGTAACATAATCGGGCGTTGGGTTTCATGCTTCAACCCAACCTACGTTCATCTTATATTTAATTCCACCCACCCATTTAAATTGCCGTAGATTTGATGCCCAATTTTTGGCGTACCCAGATAGCACTGATAACATTGCCCACAATCATCGAGATTGCGGTGGCAGTGGCTGCACCATTCACCCCCCACTTCGGTATTAGTAGCCAATTAAGACAGACATTTAACAAAGCGGCAAATGCCACAGTTGCTGCACTAAATTTAGCATGGCGGGTCATATTTAGCAATAGACCCACGGAACCAGTCAGAGCGTTAACCAGATAGCCAATACTCAAAATTATCAAAGCTGTTTGTCCCTGTATAAACTCAGCACCAAAAAGCTGTAAGATCGAGTATCTCAATGCAATCAACCCCAAAGTCA is a genomic window containing:
- a CDS encoding IS630-like element ISMae26 family transposase (programmed frameshift); this translates as MRPYSVDFRQKIIDVWKKEKISIRGLAQRFDVAKSFIQKLLKQHKETGDIRPRPQGGSPPTKLNSEQLIILIEIIEANNDATLEELSDLLYEKTQVKVSRATLGRLTQKLNYSFKKKTLHAAEKESDRVEQKRVEYWSEVREIEASKLIFIEESGVNLALLRLYARALIGRRARGRKPQKRGRNISIISAISLEKVVASVNIYGAVDAVTFEGFILKEVLPKIKEGDCLIMDNAKIHLGEMVREIIEQEKARLIYLPPYSPEFSPIENFWSKVKATLRKLKARTYKDLIEGIELAMLEVTQKDIRNWFTHCCYCTS
- a CDS encoding glycosyltransferase family 4 protein; this encodes MIKTLNIGILMQADDNWMGGIIYIKNLVKSIAELPANKREHIKLYLFIGSNLKKSYYEELENLVEQIYITNCIKPSFLNRLLWKVGQSSTWLKDTRLIKLLESKEIDFVYPVPINWGISWDFNCGWSTWIPDFQHKYLPSYFSTKEIKSRDKAFKYLSNNSLNIVFSSKSALSDFAAFYPESKAQKFVLSFRTIPNQDWFDNHLAPTLVQEKYNLPNKFFLVSNQFWIHKNHKLIIEALILLKRTNVKPVVVCTGKLYDSRFPKYGEEIKNSIEKNCLSDQFIILGLIPRWDQIQLMRRSLAVIQPSLFEGWSTVVEDARVLGKTILLSDISVHKEQNSPGAIFFKPDSSQELANHLELLTTKLMPGPDLISESEAQTNNKIECQTYAEQFLNIVQTVVS
- a CDS encoding NAD-dependent epimerase/dehydratase family protein, which encodes MKTVLITGVTGFIGRYIAREFAQAGWSVVGLGTRPPENAPTQDLLRYHQLTLPSPDLAILIEQLQPQVCIHCAARASVPLSVSEPKADFTDGVVVTFNLLDALRLHAPQCRVIYLSSAAVYGNHKTLPVNESHSLNPISPYGYHKLICEQLCREFFQVYGLLTATVRIFSAYGPGLRRQVIWDICHKALTNPVLNLQGTGNESRDFIHSRDIAKALYLLTEKAPCHADVYNLASGTETSIKELVNLILEQLKLDIPVHFEGTIPIGNPLNWKADINCLKKLGFLPEVTLDRGISVYTQWCRAELMG
- a CDS encoding sulfotransferase domain-containing protein, which produces MKNLAISTDTPILAYFGHHKAGSSWILKVVYSVCSEIGIKSTHFHSPKMFNFDLAEAINRNKIQFLSYTNADINYVNPILQNFKGFHVIRDPRDTVVSAYFSHLYSHSDQFWPELVDYRKQLEKVSKDEGLFLTMEHLERLKYDGVEVNVFKDMFGWNYSCPNIMEIKFEELVSNPYSKFLDIFQFLGILEKSNNIALKSVINYRLQKVISKLIYSRYMPVNNLNLLSFRSPLYPWRLLSIVYDNNFIKLSGARKPGEENIKSHYRKGITGDWKNHFNDEHKQYFKEKYNSLLSELGYEIL
- a CDS encoding sulfotransferase, which gives rise to MTMPNFLIIGAPKSGTTSLAQYLGQHPEVYISPKKEPYFFAFENDQVDFLGPGIQGKDHIINSAVVVYLEAYCSLFQIEKRPLTIIDNSTGSSLLGMVR
- a CDS encoding sulfotransferase domain-containing protein; translation: MKNILSFPLNSLNILTLPSRIAKKIKYGRSLHKNHVVEDVFLVSYPKSGNTWLRFLIANAIKVHYRIDQDVNFFTILGIIPSPRGKINLQPTGPFGRTDLPRIIKSHSAYNPYYYRVILLVRDPRDVMVSYYHYLKGLKQISEATTISELIRDDKYGIMSWVKHSKSWYFDHNPASQRIKIFRYEDFLEDTKLQLFLLMESLGMIMDDSSLEKAIALSSKERMKESELKHASLNLVNEKMSFVRQGVANRGRELSESDRKFIEDSSRDIAGLLGYNF